In Deltaproteobacteria bacterium, the sequence AGAGCTCGCCATCGCCCGTGCCGGTGAGCTCCGGCGAGAAGAAGCTGATGGGCGCCACCGGCGTCAGCGTCATCGACGGGAAACTGATCACCCCGAGCTCCGAGCTGGTCGCCGGCCACGAGGACCCGCCCGCGACGAAGAGCGTGTCGTCGCCGGTGGCGGGCTGGAACATGAAGCCCATTCCAAAGTTGGTGAGGTTGGGGTTCACCACGAAGCTGGTGGCGGTGCACGCCAGGGTGCTGGTGTCGACGCGGTAGATGCTCCCCGAGCTGTACTCCACCCAGGCCACTGCGCTCTGGTCGACGGCCATGGAGAACGGCGTCCCGAAGTCCGGGCAGGAGAGCACGCCGAGATCGGTGAACGTGAGGTTCCGGGGATCGAACGTGGAGAGCGTGCCGTTGCTGTCCACCGTGTAGATCCACTGGCTGCCCGCGAGGCACGCGGTGTTGATGAAGGCCTCGACGGGGATCGTCTGGGCGGTGGGCGTCATCAGCGGCAGGCCGCTCGGCTGGCTGAGCGTGAAGAAGATGTTGCTGGTGCGCAGGTGCGGCTCGGTGCTGTCGATGCCCGCGAACGTGACCGAGAGGGTCACCGACTCGCCCGGCGCGGCCTCCAGGCTTCGCGACTGCGTGTTGGGCAACGAGAACAGCGGGCTCCCCACCGGATCCAGCGCGACGTCGGTGATGGAGCACGGCGCGTCGCCGGTGTTGGAGAGCGTGACCACGTCGGTGAGCGTGGTGTTGAGCGGCACGTTGCCGAAGTCGAGCGGGTTCGGCGTGATTTGAAGTTGGCAGCCCACGGCGATGGTCGCGGAGAGCGGGACGGCCTGGTGCGTCTCCTGCGCGGCCGGGCTGTCGAAGGCCAGGGAGCCTGTCCGGCTGCGCGGCAGGTCGGCGCTCTGGGCCGTGAACGTCACGTTCACGAATGCGGTGTTGCCGCCGTCGAGGCCGAAGCTCACCGGCTGGTTGGCGTCGAGGGAGAAGCCAGCGTCGGGGTCGGCGAGGAGTCCCAGGTTCTCGAAGGAGCAGGGCACGGTGCCGTAGTTCACCACCTGCACCTTGCGCGTCTCCGAGGTGCCGAGCGGCACCACGCCGAAGGCCACCGAGGCGGGGCTGACGTCGTACTCGCACTCGGGGAGCGGGCCCGCGTCGAAGCCGGCGTCGCGAGGCGGCTCAAACGGCCGACCGGCGTCGACGGCCTTCGCGGGCACGCGGGGAAACAGCGGCTCCGACTTGCCGCAGCCGAGAGCGGCCACCGCGAGAATCAAAAGGGTCGTCCGAGCGAGCTGCACGGCGACAGGCCTCCCGAACGCAAACGGGCAGAGTGATAACCAGCCTGACACGACCGCGCCCGCGGAGCCACTTGCGCGACCGGGCCAAATCGGCGCGGCCCGTGTCCAAGGCGGCTCCGTCGCAAGTCCGTGGTGGATGTGGCAGCGGCTTCCAAGCCGCGCCGAGCCTTCGTGAAAGAAATCTCGAGCGGAAATTCTCGCGCGAGCGTGCGGTTGCACGCGTGCCGGACGAACGCAAAGAATCAGGGGTCTTCTCGAGGAAGAGGTTCGGAATGCGCATCACCGTCGTTGCCGCGCTGGCCGCGCTGTCGTTGGGGCGCGCCGCATTCGCCGAGGCGGGCCCGACCGATGAGCAGGCGGCCCAGCCTCCCGAGGCCGAGCCCGAGGGCCTGCCGCCGCCTCCCGAGGCCCAGCCGACGCCGCCGCCCGATGCGCCCACCGCAGTGGCCGCGCCCGCCGAGGCCGGTCCCGCCGCGCCCGCGACCGGCCAGTGGGTCTACACCGGCCAGTACGGCTGGGTGTGGATGCCGTACGGCCAGCAGTACACCTACGTTCCCGCGGACACGCAGCTCTATCCGTACTCGTACGTCTACTACCCGGTGTACGGCTGGCGCTGGGTGGTCGCGCCGTGGGTGTACGGCTGGGGACCGGCGCCGTACTGGGGCGCGTGGGGACCGCGGTACTACGTCTGGTACTCGCGCCCGTGGTTCCACCGCGGCGGCTACTACGGCTGGGGCGGCTACCACGGCTGGGGCGAGTACCGCGGCTGGGTGGGCCCGCGAAGCTGGGGCCGCGAGGGCTGGTCCGGCGCGCCCGCGTACTACCACGCCGCCGTGCCCGTCGCCGGTGCGCCCGGCGTGCACGGCGCAGCGGCCGTGGAGCCGTCGAACGTCGCGCCGCAAGCGCCGCACAGCAACATGCCCGTGGGCAAGCCCGAGCCGCCGCACCCCGTGCCGGTGCGCACCCTGACGCCGTCGGAGCCGATCTATCGCCACGATCCCGTTCCGCCGCAGGAGCTCGCGCCCAAGCGCGGCGGGCAGGTGGCGCACGGTCAGCCGGTCCGGCAGGCGACGCACGTGTTCAAGCCGCACCCCGCGGCGCCGCACGTGAAGACGCGGCGTCACTGAGCCAGCATCGCTGAGGTCGCCTGCCCGACGCCGCCCTCCTGCGCGGCGACGGCGATGCTTATTGCTTCCCGAGCGCGCGCCTCGGGAGCGACGTGTCGAGTTCCGAGCCATTCGCCACCGCAGCCCTGCTCACAGCGCTCGGGGCGCTCATCTCCGTGGCGGTGCTGGCGAGCAACGCCTCGCGGCGGTTCGGCTTGCCGGTCGCGCTGCTCTTCCTCGCGCTGGGCATGGTGGCCGGCGCCGAGGGGCTCGTGCGCTACCAGCTCGTGGACTACCCGCTCGCCTTCCGGCTGGGGAACACGGCGCTGGCGCTCATCCTCTTCGACGGCGGGCTGAACACCGCGCGCGCGTCGCTGCGCGAGGCGATTCGACCCGCTGTCGTGCTCGCGACGCTCGGGGTGGTGGGCACGGCCTGGCTGGTGGGCCTGGTGGCGCACGGCGTGGGCCTGCCGTGGATGGAGGCGCTGCTGGTGGGCGCGGTGGTGTCCTCCACCGACGCGGCGGCGGTCTTCTCGGTGCTGCGCTCGAGTGGGGTGCAGCTCAAGCGGCGCGTGGCGGTGACGCTGGAGCTCGAGTCGGGCCTCAACGACCCGGTGGCGGTGATCCTCACGCTGGCCGTGACCAGCAGCCTCACGACCGGTATGCCGCTGACGTGGCACCTGATTCCGGAGGCGCTGCTCCAGCTCGCGGTCGGAGGGGCGCTGGGCTTCGCGCTCGGCTGGGGCGCGGCGTGGCTCCTGCGTCGCGTGCACCTGCCCGCGGGCGGGCTCTATCCGGTGTTCACGCTCGCGGTGGCGCTGCTCGCGTTCGGCCTGCCCACGCTCGCAGGCGGAAGCGGCATCGTGGCCGTGTACGTGGCGGGACAGGTGATCGGCAACCAGGTGGTGCGCTACCGCAGCGGGCTCCTGCGCGTGCACGACGCGCTCGCCTGGCTGGCCCAGGTGCTGATGTTCCTGGTGCTTGGCCTGCTCGTCTCGCCCGGTGAGCTCGCGACCGCGGCGGTGCCCGGGCTGGCCATCGGGCTCTTCCTCACGCTCATCGCGCGGCCCGCGGTGGTCTGGGCGGCGCTGGCGTTCTTCCGC encodes:
- a CDS encoding potassium/proton antiporter, which produces MSSSEPFATAALLTALGALISVAVLASNASRRFGLPVALLFLALGMVAGAEGLVRYQLVDYPLAFRLGNTALALILFDGGLNTARASLREAIRPAVVLATLGVVGTAWLVGLVAHGVGLPWMEALLVGAVVSSTDAAAVFSVLRSSGVQLKRRVAVTLELESGLNDPVAVILTLAVTSSLTTGMPLTWHLIPEALLQLAVGGALGFALGWGAAWLLRRVHLPAGGLYPVFTLAVALLAFGLPTLAGGSGIVAVYVAGQVIGNQVVRYRSGLLRVHDALAWLAQVLMFLVLGLLVSPGELATAAVPGLAIGLFLTLIARPAVVWAALAFFRYPPREIAYVGWVGLRGAVPIILATFPILEHAPDALRIFELAFFVVVLNAIFPGMAVPWLTRALGLVSRAPPPPPADLEMSSTLLLRGEVVTFFISKASAACDATLADLPFPEHAAAMVVVRGSELVAPRGNVALKAGDHLFVVCQAEDRPLLELIFGEPEPE
- a CDS encoding choice-of-anchor D domain-containing protein; the encoded protein is MAALGCGKSEPLFPRVPAKAVDAGRPFEPPRDAGFDAGPLPECEYDVSPASVAFGVVPLGTSETRKVQVVNYGTVPCSFENLGLLADPDAGFSLDANQPVSFGLDGGNTAFVNVTFTAQSADLPRSRTGSLAFDSPAAQETHQAVPLSATIAVGCQLQITPNPLDFGNVPLNTTLTDVVTLSNTGDAPCSITDVALDPVGSPLFSLPNTQSRSLEAAPGESVTLSVTFAGIDSTEPHLRTSNIFFTLSQPSGLPLMTPTAQTIPVEAFINTACLAGSQWIYTVDSNGTLSTFDPRNLTFTDLGVLSCPDFGTPFSMAVDQSAVAWVEYSSGSIYRVDTSTLACTATSFVVNPNLTNFGMGFMFQPATGDDTLFVAGGSSWPATSSELGVISFPSMTLTPVAPISFFSPELTGTGDGELWGFAPAPATVNNVMTLAKIDPTTGNALVTYTYQDIANNGSWAVKFWGGSLYLFLSNGNRDTAVYQVDRNTGSIATVVANSGREIVGAGVSTCAPIQ